One stretch of Roseovarius mucosus DNA includes these proteins:
- the hydA gene encoding dihydropyrimidinase: MTTKVIKNGTVVTADRTWKADVLIEGETIKQIGTDLKGDSTIDATDAYVIPGGIDPHTHLEMPFMGTTAAETFETGTWAAACGGTTMIVDFCLPGADGSIKNAINDWHRKSAPQICSDIGYHMAITGWNETVFNEMKDAVDMGVNSFKHFMAYKGALMIEDDEMFASFKRCAELGALPMVHAENGDLVAEMQQKYFDQGITGPEGHAYSRPPEFEGEAANRAICIADAAGVPLYIVHVSCEQAHEAIRRARQKGMRVYGEPLVQFLTLDESEYFNKDWDHAARRVMSPPFRSKDHQDSLWAGLQAGSLQVVATDHAAFSTAQKRAGRNDFRIIPNGSNGLEERLAVLWTHGVETGRLTLNEFVAVTSSNVAKILNIYPKKGAIVEGADADLVVWDPKITKTISASNHHSILDYNVFEGFEVKAQPRYTISRGEVIWAWGQNSQPQPGRGRFVPRPAFPSAHQALSKWKALTAPKMIQRDPLNIPAGI; encoded by the coding sequence ATGACCACCAAAGTCATCAAGAACGGCACCGTCGTCACCGCCGACCGCACATGGAAGGCCGATGTGCTGATTGAAGGCGAAACCATCAAACAGATCGGCACAGACCTGAAGGGCGACAGCACGATCGACGCCACAGATGCCTATGTCATCCCCGGCGGCATTGACCCGCATACCCATCTGGAAATGCCCTTCATGGGCACCACCGCCGCAGAAACCTTTGAAACCGGCACATGGGCGGCGGCCTGTGGCGGCACGACCATGATCGTTGATTTCTGCCTGCCCGGTGCCGATGGCAGCATCAAGAACGCCATCAACGACTGGCACCGCAAGAGCGCGCCGCAGATTTGCTCTGACATCGGCTATCACATGGCCATCACCGGCTGGAATGAAACCGTGTTCAACGAAATGAAGGACGCCGTCGATATGGGCGTCAATTCCTTCAAGCATTTCATGGCCTACAAGGGGGCCTTGATGATCGAGGATGATGAGATGTTCGCCTCGTTCAAACGCTGTGCCGAACTGGGCGCGCTGCCGATGGTTCATGCCGAAAACGGCGATCTGGTGGCCGAGATGCAGCAGAAATACTTTGATCAGGGGATCACCGGGCCAGAGGGCCACGCCTATTCCCGCCCCCCCGAATTCGAAGGCGAGGCCGCCAATCGTGCCATCTGCATCGCCGACGCGGCGGGCGTGCCGCTTTATATCGTGCATGTGTCTTGCGAACAGGCGCATGAGGCGATCCGGCGCGCGCGGCAAAAGGGCATGCGCGTTTACGGCGAACCGCTGGTTCAATTCCTGACACTGGACGAATCCGAGTATTTCAACAAGGATTGGGACCATGCCGCGCGCCGCGTCATGTCGCCCCCGTTCCGCTCCAAGGATCATCAGGATAGCCTCTGGGCCGGGTTGCAGGCGGGGTCACTACAAGTGGTCGCCACCGATCACGCCGCCTTTTCCACCGCGCAGAAACGCGCCGGGCGCAACGATTTCCGCATCATCCCCAATGGCTCCAACGGGCTCGAGGAACGGCTTGCCGTGCTCTGGACGCATGGTGTGGAAACCGGGCGACTGACGCTCAACGAATTCGTCGCCGTCACCTCGTCCAACGTGGCCAAGATCCTGAACATCTACCCCAAGAAGGGCGCGATTGTCGAAGGTGCCGATGCCGATCTCGTGGTCTGGGACCCCAAGATCACCAAGACGATCAGCGCCTCCAACCACCATTCCATCCTTGATTACAATGTCTTTGAGGGGTTCGAGGTCAAGGCGCAGCCGCGCTATACAATCAGCCGTGGCGAGGTGATCTGGGCCTGGGGACAAAACTCGCAGCCGCAACCGGGGCGCGGCCGCTTTGTGCCTCGCCCGGCCTTTCCTTCGGCCCATCAGGCGCTGTCAAAATGGAAGGCGCTGACCGCCCCCAAGATGATCCAGCGCGACCCGCTGAATATCCCGGCGGGGATCTGA
- a CDS encoding ABC transporter ATP-binding protein, protein MSSNTVISARDLSLTFQTGDGPVHALKDVSLEVEKGDFVSFIGPSGCGKTTFLRCMADLEHPTGGSLTVNGASAEEARKSRAYGYVFQAAGLYPWRTIGGNIRLPLEIMGYARDDQEARVKRVLELVDLAGFERKYPWQLSGGMQQRASIARALAFDADLLLMDEPFGALDEIVRDHLNEQLLHLWDRTNKTICFVTHSILEAVYLSTKIVVMSPRPGRITDVIESTLPRVRPLDIRETPEFLDIAHRVREGLRAGHSDDL, encoded by the coding sequence TTGAGCAGCAATACAGTCATCAGCGCGCGCGATCTGTCGCTGACATTTCAGACCGGCGACGGGCCGGTCCACGCGCTCAAGGACGTGAGCCTTGAGGTCGAGAAGGGCGATTTCGTCAGCTTCATCGGCCCGTCTGGCTGTGGCAAGACCACCTTTCTACGCTGCATGGCCGATCTGGAGCATCCCACCGGCGGCAGCCTGACCGTCAATGGGGCCAGCGCCGAAGAGGCACGCAAATCGCGCGCCTATGGCTATGTGTTTCAGGCGGCGGGGCTTTATCCGTGGCGCACCATCGGCGGCAATATCCGCCTGCCGCTCGAGATTATGGGCTATGCGCGCGACGATCAGGAGGCCCGCGTCAAGCGCGTGCTGGAACTGGTCGATCTCGCGGGGTTCGAGCGGAAATACCCTTGGCAGCTTTCCGGGGGCATGCAGCAGCGCGCCAGCATCGCCCGCGCGCTTGCCTTTGATGCCGATCTGCTTTTGATGGATGAACCCTTTGGCGCGCTTGATGAGATCGTGCGCGATCATCTCAACGAACAACTCTTGCATCTCTGGGATCGCACCAACAAGACGATCTGTTTCGTCACCCATTCCATCCTCGAGGCGGTGTATCTGAGCACCAAGATCGTGGTGATGTCGCCCCGCCCCGGTCGTATCACCGATGTGATCGAGAGCACGCTGCCGCGCGTTCGCCCGCTCGACATCCGCGAAACGCCGGAATTCCTCGACATCGCCCATCGCGTCCGCGAGGGGCTGCGTGCAGGGCATAGCGATGACCTCTGA
- a CDS encoding ABC transporter permease translates to MMRNLLPVLTIVATLLALWYAAAVALNAQWARDQAARAGETLTMSALVADTWSQDKPKLPAPHQVVTEIWNTTGAMVLEGRGFSKRSLFYHSWITFSATALGFVLGTALGVALAIGIVYNRTMDMSVMPWVIASQTIPILAIAPMIIVVLNAVGISGLLPKAMISMYLSFFPVVVGMVKGLRSPTPMQLDQMRTWNASASQTFWRLRLPSSMPYLFTSLKVGMAASLVGAIVGELPTGAVAGLGARLLAGSYYGQTIQIWSALIMAATLAAVLVGLIGLIQRITLKRMGMA, encoded by the coding sequence ATGATGCGCAATCTCCTGCCTGTTCTTACCATCGTCGCCACGCTTCTGGCGCTCTGGTATGCCGCCGCTGTGGCGCTCAACGCGCAATGGGCGCGGGATCAGGCGGCGCGGGCAGGCGAGACGTTGACCATGAGCGCACTGGTGGCGGACACTTGGTCTCAGGACAAACCCAAGCTACCCGCGCCGCATCAGGTTGTCACCGAGATATGGAACACCACCGGTGCCATGGTGCTGGAGGGGCGCGGATTTTCCAAACGCTCGCTCTTTTATCACAGTTGGATCACCTTCAGCGCCACAGCGCTCGGGTTCGTTCTTGGCACCGCCCTTGGCGTCGCGCTGGCCATCGGCATCGTCTATAACCGCACCATGGACATGAGCGTGATGCCTTGGGTCATCGCGAGCCAGACCATTCCCATTCTGGCGATTGCCCCGATGATTATCGTTGTGCTGAATGCCGTGGGCATTTCAGGGCTGCTGCCCAAGGCGATGATCTCGATGTATCTGTCGTTCTTTCCGGTCGTCGTCGGCATGGTCAAGGGGCTGCGCAGCCCTACACCCATGCAGCTTGACCAGATGCGCACCTGGAACGCGAGCGCCAGCCAAACATTCTGGCGGCTGCGCCTGCCCTCGTCGATGCCCTATCTCTTTACCTCGCTCAAGGTCGGCATGGCGGCAAGCCTTGTGGGGGCCATCGTTGGCGAATTGCCCACAGGTGCTGTCGCGGGCCTTGGCGCGCGCCTGCTGGCTGGCAGCTATTATGGCCAGACCATCCAGATTTGGTCGGCGCTCATCATGGCGGCGACACTGGCGGCGGTTCTGGTAGGGCTGATTGGCCTGATCCAGCGGATCACGCTGAAACGCATGGGGATGGCGTGA
- a CDS encoding ABC transporter permease yields the protein MGWLALGVLTWALGWGINSRLSHGPKTRATRLLVPVIFGLTIVVIWECLVRGLAISPVLLPAPTAIAATFAKSTHILWADFVQTALKGALTGYIMGCGAAFLTAIAIDRFPFLQRGLLPVGNFVAALPIIGMAPILVMWFGFDWQSKAAVVVVMVFFPMLVNTVQGLTDTDAMQRDLMRTYAAGYWQTLFKLRLPAAMPFIFNGLKIATTLALIGAIVAEFFGSPIKGMGFRISTSVGQLALDLVWAEIVVAAIAGSGFYGAVALVEKAVTFWHPSQRSRA from the coding sequence ATGGGGTGGCTCGCGCTTGGAGTGCTGACATGGGCGCTTGGCTGGGGGATCAATTCCCGCCTGTCGCACGGGCCTAAAACACGGGCCACGCGGCTATTGGTGCCTGTGATCTTTGGCCTTACCATCGTGGTGATCTGGGAATGTCTGGTGCGGGGCCTTGCCATCTCACCGGTCCTTTTGCCTGCGCCCACCGCCATTGCCGCAACCTTCGCCAAATCCACCCATATCCTTTGGGCCGATTTCGTGCAGACGGCGCTCAAGGGCGCGCTGACCGGCTATATCATGGGCTGCGGTGCGGCCTTCCTGACCGCCATCGCCATCGACCGTTTTCCCTTCCTGCAACGCGGCCTGCTGCCCGTGGGCAATTTCGTGGCCGCTCTGCCGATCATTGGCATGGCCCCCATTCTGGTGATGTGGTTCGGCTTTGACTGGCAGTCCAAGGCGGCGGTCGTCGTTGTCATGGTGTTCTTTCCCATGCTGGTGAACACCGTTCAGGGCCTGACGGATACCGACGCCATGCAGCGCGACCTGATGCGCACCTATGCCGCTGGCTATTGGCAAACCCTGTTCAAGCTGCGCCTGCCCGCTGCGATGCCCTTTATCTTCAACGGGCTCAAGATCGCGACAACTCTGGCGCTGATCGGGGCGATTGTGGCAGAGTTCTTTGGCTCGCCCATCAAGGGCATGGGATTCCGCATCTCGACCTCGGTCGGGCAACTGGCGCTCGATCTGGTCTGGGCCGAAATCGTGGTCGCGGCCATCGCGGGCTCTGGATTTTACGGCGCTGTGGCGCTTGTGGAAAAGGCAGTGACATTCTGGCATCCGTCCCAACGGAGCCGGGCATAA
- a CDS encoding ABC transporter substrate-binding protein, with protein MKKLTGLFSLAALASVAGMAQAADDLTLQLKWVTQAQFAGYYVALDKGFYEEEDLDVTIKPGGPDIAPTQVIAGGGADVTVEWMPAALSAREKGLPLVNIAQPFKSSGMMLTCLKETGVTGPADFPGRTLGVWFFGNEFPFLSWMSQLGIPTEGGADGVTVLKQGFNVDPLLQKQADCISTMTYNEYWQVIDAGITEDQLITFKYEDQGVATLEDGLYVLEEKLSDPAEVDKLTRFVRASMKGWKWAEENPEEAAMIVLDNDATGAQTEEHQIRMMTEVAKLTAGSNGALDPEDYERTVQSLLSGGSDPVISAHPGDGAWTHVISDAALN; from the coding sequence ATGAAGAAACTGACAGGACTATTCAGCCTCGCCGCACTGGCAAGCGTCGCAGGCATGGCGCAGGCGGCGGATGATCTGACGCTGCAACTCAAATGGGTGACGCAAGCACAATTCGCGGGCTATTACGTGGCCCTCGACAAGGGCTTTTACGAGGAAGAAGACCTCGACGTCACGATCAAGCCGGGCGGGCCGGATATCGCCCCCACGCAGGTGATCGCAGGGGGTGGCGCGGATGTCACCGTGGAATGGATGCCCGCCGCCCTTTCGGCCCGGGAAAAGGGGCTGCCACTGGTGAATATCGCACAGCCCTTCAAATCCTCGGGCATGATGCTGACCTGCCTCAAGGAAACCGGCGTCACGGGGCCTGCGGATTTTCCGGGGCGCACGCTCGGGGTCTGGTTCTTTGGCAATGAGTTTCCGTTCCTGTCCTGGATGAGCCAGCTGGGCATTCCAACCGAAGGCGGGGCCGACGGCGTGACCGTGCTCAAACAGGGCTTCAACGTCGATCCCCTGTTGCAGAAACAGGCCGATTGCATTTCGACCATGACCTATAACGAATACTGGCAGGTGATCGACGCAGGCATCACCGAGGATCAGCTCATCACCTTCAAATACGAGGATCAAGGCGTCGCCACGCTGGAAGACGGGCTTTACGTTCTAGAAGAAAAGCTGAGCGATCCAGCAGAGGTGGACAAACTGACGCGCTTTGTGCGCGCCTCGATGAAGGGCTGGAAATGGGCCGAGGAAAACCCCGAAGAGGCCGCGATGATCGTGCTCGACAATGACGCAACCGGCGCGCAGACCGAAGAGCACCAGATCCGCATGATGACCGAGGTGGCCAAGCTGACCGCAGGCTCCAACGGCGCGCTCGACCCCGAGGATTACGAGCGCACGGTGCAATCGCTGCTCTCGGGCGGCTCTGACCCGGTGATCAGCGCGCATCCCGGTGATGGCGCGTGGACCCATGTGATCAGCGATGCGGCGCTGAACTGA
- a CDS encoding D-alanyl-D-alanine carboxypeptidase family protein, translating into MKTRGRQPVRWGLVAFATFWMLVIVPLSAVAAPYAALVMDARNGEVLYSNNADTRLHPASLTKMMTLYVVFEAIENGEIGLDDKVVISKHAASEPPSKLGVRAGSSIALRYLIRAAAVKSANDAATALGEAIEGSEAQFARRMNRTAEALGMTRTTFKNAHGLTENGHLSTARDMTILGRHLFYDFPQYYNLFSRITTDAGVTSVSHTNRRLLEAYRGADGIKTGYTRAAGFNLTASAERNGERIIATVFGGQSTASRNAKVAELLDLGFNKAPTQVAVHRPARPPYLGKLGTAPVMIAAGEDRPSVAAKTVRLTTAAAVVKSLRPQSRPLPAAPIPAIAARDDIERALLAAQQVATATTEPAPLPQGSAAVTPEIRPEQRPTEIVLASAPAPEPEPEVVTRVSTSGGRHWGINVGRYSSEYKARQMLLQTALNEMATLDGSLRKVVQRPAGFDANFMGMTRESADLACRRLQAKKVTCFMIGPS; encoded by the coding sequence ATGAAAACACGGGGCAGACAGCCGGTCCGTTGGGGCTTGGTGGCGTTCGCAACTTTCTGGATGCTGGTGATTGTGCCGCTGAGCGCGGTCGCCGCACCCTATGCAGCATTGGTGATGGACGCCCGCAATGGCGAGGTGCTTTATTCCAACAACGCAGACACGCGGCTGCACCCGGCCTCATTAACCAAGATGATGACGCTCTACGTGGTCTTCGAGGCGATCGAGAATGGCGAAATCGGCCTTGACGACAAAGTCGTGATTTCCAAACACGCCGCGTCTGAACCGCCCAGCAAACTTGGCGTGCGCGCGGGCAGCTCGATTGCGCTGCGCTATCTCATCCGCGCCGCAGCGGTGAAATCCGCCAATGATGCCGCCACCGCCCTTGGCGAGGCGATCGAAGGGTCCGAGGCGCAATTCGCCCGCCGTATGAATCGCACCGCCGAGGCGCTTGGCATGACGCGCACCACTTTCAAGAATGCCCATGGGCTGACCGAGAATGGCCATCTGTCCACCGCCCGCGATATGACTATTCTGGGGCGGCACCTGTTTTATGATTTTCCGCAATATTACAACCTCTTCTCCCGCATCACCACCGATGCTGGCGTGACGTCGGTCAGCCACACCAATCGCCGCCTGCTCGAGGCTTACCGCGGGGCTGACGGGATCAAGACGGGCTATACACGCGCCGCAGGGTTCAACCTGACCGCCAGCGCCGAGCGCAATGGCGAACGGATCATTGCCACCGTCTTTGGCGGCCAATCCACCGCCTCGCGCAATGCCAAGGTGGCCGAGCTTTTGGACTTGGGCTTTAACAAGGCACCGACGCAGGTTGCCGTGCATCGCCCGGCGCGCCCGCCTTATCTGGGCAAACTTGGCACCGCCCCGGTGATGATCGCCGCAGGCGAGGACCGCCCAAGCGTCGCCGCCAAGACCGTGCGCCTCACCACCGCTGCCGCTGTAGTCAAGAGCCTGCGCCCGCAATCGCGCCCCTTGCCCGCCGCCCCGATACCAGCCATCGCCGCGCGGGATGACATCGAACGCGCGCTACTGGCCGCCCAACAGGTCGCAACAGCCACAACAGAACCCGCCCCCCTGCCCCAAGGCAGCGCCGCTGTCACCCCCGAAATCCGCCCGGAACAGCGCCCGACCGAGATTGTGCTGGCCAGCGCCCCCGCACCGGAACCAGAACCCGAGGTCGTGACCCGCGTCTCTACCTCTGGCGGGCGGCATTGGGGGATCAACGTGGGCCGCTATTCCAGCGAATACAAGGCGCGCCAGATGCTTTTGCAAACGGCGTTGAACGAGATGGCGACACTGGATGGCAGCCTGCGCAAAGTGGTGCAACGCCCCGCCGGATTCGACGCCAATTTCATGGGCATGACCCGCGAAAGCGCCGATCTTGCCTGTCGCCGCCTTCAAGCCAAGAAAGTCACCTGCTTCATGATCGGCCCAAGCTGA
- the ccoS gene encoding cbb3-type cytochrome oxidase assembly protein CcoS, which yields MNILTYLIPISLILGGVGLVAFVYTVRSNQYDDPEGDSRRILSDDWDDRPKP from the coding sequence ATGAATATCCTCACCTATCTGATCCCGATTTCCCTGATCCTTGGGGGCGTCGGGCTTGTGGCGTTTGTGTATACGGTGCGCTCAAACCAATATGACGATCCTGAGGGCGACTCGCGGCGCATTCTGTCCGACGATTGGGATGATCGCCCCAAACCCTGA
- a CDS encoding heavy metal translocating P-type ATPase — protein sequence MTATMRPSPSACPACAAAPAAEALAASALPRAQIALSLPTIHCSACISKIERALAADSRVNSARVNLTLKRASIDAAPGVTAEEMRTLVEGLGYEAYELDQGTLNATANDRAGRDLLMRLAVAGFASMNVMLLSVSVWSGAEDATRDMFHWISAAITLPAIAFSGVPFFRNAWAALRNGRLNMDVPIVLAIVLAIITSLWETMLSGHHAYFDAAMALTFFLLAGRYLDHRTRAIARSAAEELTALEVPRATRLVDGVEDVVNVAQLAVGDLILVRPGGRMPVDGEIVSGTSEIDRSLLTGETLPVFAGLGQVVSAGEVNLTGPLTIRATAVGRETSLHRMADLVAIAESGRSRYTSLADSAAKLYAPGVHILAGLSFLGWYLYTWDVRTALNIAAAVLIITCPCALGLAVPAVTTAASGRLFRRGMLIKHETALERLAQVDTVVFDKTGTLTTGAPQVTNLDDLPREAVELALGLAQGSSHPLAQSITRAARAAGIVAADLTDLTEVPGYGTKASYMGQEIRLGRASWTGAQGRAETATFLKVADQAPLAFTFADALRPGAAEAVQGLMDQGKRVILISGDTTPAVEALATRLGIPQWMAEALPADKAARVAALTADGAHVLMVGDGLNDTAALAGAHVSISPATALDAARVASDIVLLGNDLAPIAAACVTAKSATRRIRENFQIATVYNVIAVPLAVVGLCSPLIAALAMSLSSITVSLNALRLR from the coding sequence ATGACCGCCACGATGCGCCCCTCGCCTTCGGCTTGTCCGGCCTGCGCTGCCGCCCCGGCGGCCGAGGCTTTGGCGGCAAGCGCCTTGCCACGGGCGCAAATTGCGTTGTCTTTGCCCACAATTCACTGTTCGGCCTGCATTTCCAAGATCGAGCGGGCGCTCGCTGCGGATAGCCGGGTGAATTCGGCGCGTGTCAACCTGACCCTAAAAAGGGCCAGCATTGACGCGGCTCCAGGCGTGACCGCCGAAGAGATGCGCACGCTGGTTGAGGGGCTGGGATACGAGGCCTATGAACTGGATCAAGGCACGCTGAACGCCACGGCGAATGACCGCGCCGGGCGCGACCTCTTGATGCGGTTGGCTGTTGCCGGATTCGCCAGCATGAATGTCATGCTGTTGTCGGTCTCGGTGTGGTCCGGGGCCGAGGACGCAACGCGCGATATGTTCCATTGGATTTCCGCCGCGATCACCCTGCCGGCGATTGCCTTTTCCGGTGTGCCGTTCTTTCGCAATGCCTGGGCCGCGCTGCGCAACGGGCGGCTCAATATGGATGTGCCGATTGTGCTGGCGATTGTGCTGGCTATCATCACCTCGCTTTGGGAAACCATGCTGTCGGGCCATCATGCCTATTTCGATGCAGCGATGGCGCTCACGTTCTTTCTGCTTGCGGGGCGGTATCTGGATCACCGGACGCGGGCGATAGCGCGCTCTGCGGCAGAGGAGCTGACCGCGCTCGAGGTGCCACGCGCGACGCGGCTGGTCGATGGCGTAGAAGACGTTGTCAACGTCGCACAGCTGGCCGTTGGTGATCTGATCCTCGTACGGCCCGGTGGGCGGATGCCGGTGGATGGCGAGATTGTCAGCGGCACGTCCGAGATCGACCGCTCGCTTTTGACGGGCGAGACCCTGCCGGTTTTTGCGGGATTGGGGCAGGTGGTGAGTGCAGGTGAAGTGAACCTGACCGGGCCACTCACGATTCGCGCCACGGCGGTGGGGCGTGAAACCTCGCTGCACCGCATGGCCGATCTGGTGGCCATCGCGGAGTCGGGGCGCTCGCGCTATACCTCTCTGGCCGATAGCGCCGCCAAGCTCTATGCGCCGGGGGTGCATATCCTTGCGGGGCTCAGCTTTCTGGGCTGGTATCTCTACACATGGGATGTGCGCACCGCGCTCAATATCGCCGCTGCGGTTTTGATCATCACCTGCCCTTGCGCGCTGGGGCTGGCGGTGCCTGCGGTCACGACGGCGGCCTCTGGGCGGCTGTTCCGGCGGGGGATGTTGATTAAGCATGAAACGGCGCTGGAGCGGTTGGCACAGGTGGACACGGTCGTGTTTGACAAGACCGGCACGTTGACCACCGGCGCGCCGCAAGTCACCAATCTGGATGACCTGCCGCGTGAGGCGGTGGAATTGGCGTTGGGGTTGGCGCAGGGGTCTTCGCATCCGCTTGCGCAGTCGATTACCCGCGCTGCGCGCGCGGCGGGGATTGTGGCGGCTGACCTTACAGACCTCACAGAAGTGCCCGGATATGGAACCAAGGCCAGCTATATGGGCCAAGAGATCCGCTTGGGGCGCGCCAGCTGGACCGGGGCGCAGGGCCGCGCCGAGACGGCGACCTTTCTCAAGGTTGCTGATCAGGCACCGCTCGCCTTTACCTTTGCTGATGCGCTGCGGCCCGGTGCCGCCGAGGCAGTGCAGGGGTTGATGGATCAGGGCAAGCGGGTGATCCTGATTTCCGGCGATACCACTCCTGCGGTCGAGGCGCTTGCCACGCGCCTTGGCATTCCGCAGTGGATGGCCGAGGCGCTGCCCGCCGACAAGGCGGCGCGCGTGGCGGCATTGACCGCCGACGGGGCGCATGTGCTGATGGTGGGCGACGGGCTCAACGATACGGCCGCCTTGGCCGGGGCGCATGTGTCAATATCGCCGGCTACGGCGCTTGATGCCGCGCGGGTGGCGTCGGATATCGTGCTTTTGGGCAATGACCTTGCGCCAATTGCCGCAGCTTGCGTGACGGCGAAATCCGCCACGCGCCGCATTCGCGAAAACTTTCAGATCGCTACGGTCTATAACGTCATTGCCGTGCCATTGGCCGTGGTGGGGCTGTGTTCACCGCTCATTGCGGCCTTGGCCATGTCGCTGAGTTCGATCACCGTATCCCTCAACGCGCTGAGATTGAGATAA
- a CDS encoding FixH family protein yields MMAERQITGRHVLIGFVGAFSVIIGVNLVLAYSAVRTFPGLEVKNSYVASQEFNERKAAQEGLGWTVVADHAGGLLMLHITDVAGNPVEVAQLEATVGRATHVQDDQTPDFSYDGQAYVAPMDLGDGNWNIRMKAWDRDGTLFQQRVVLHKE; encoded by the coding sequence ATGATGGCCGAGCGTCAAATCACCGGCAGGCATGTGTTGATCGGCTTTGTCGGGGCTTTTTCCGTGATCATCGGCGTCAATCTGGTGCTGGCGTATTCAGCGGTGCGAACCTTTCCGGGGCTTGAGGTCAAGAATTCCTATGTGGCCAGTCAGGAATTCAACGAACGCAAAGCCGCGCAAGAGGGGCTGGGCTGGACCGTGGTGGCGGATCACGCGGGCGGGCTCTTGATGCTGCATATCACCGATGTGGCTGGCAATCCCGTCGAGGTGGCGCAGCTTGAGGCGACCGTGGGGCGGGCCACCCATGTGCAGGACGACCAGACGCCCGACTTCAGCTATGATGGGCAGGCCTATGTTGCCCCGATGGATTTGGGCGATGGCAACTGGAACATCCGCATGAAGGCTTGGGATCGTGACGGCACTCTTTTTCAACAGCGTGTCGTTCTGCATAAGGAATAG